From the Aythya fuligula isolate bAytFul2 unplaced genomic scaffold, bAytFul2.pri scaffold_120_arrow_ctg1, whole genome shotgun sequence genome, the window CTGAAGGGAGGTagggggggttttggggggtcctggagggggtttggggagcTCAGGGGGGCTCtgaaggggtttgggggggatttAGGGGGCTTGGGGGTGGCTTTGAGGGGATTGGGGGGGGTCCTGAAAGGAAGGGGGGGGAATAAGGTGGTTTAGGGGGGGCTCTTAGCATTgaggggggctctgaggggagatggggagtcctggagggggtttggggggggtctGTGAAGGAGGAGGGGGCTCTGAGGAGGTTTGTGGGGCGGCTGGAGGGTGTTAAGGGGGTTGGGGATGGTCTGTGAGGGAATTTGGGGGGTCCTGGAGGGATCCtgaaggggtgggggggggcctCTGATGGGGTTTGGGGGGTCCTGGAGGGGATTAATGGGGGTTGGGGGGTCTTGAAGTGAAAATGGGGGGGTCTGAGGGATTTGAGGGGGGGTCCTAAAGATTTGGGGGGTCCTAAAGGGAAAGCAAGAGATtaagggggtttggggggggggcctGAAGGGAGTGGTGGGCTTATGGGagtttgggggggggtctccGAGAGGGTTTTGGGGGATGCCctgaaaggaggagggaagtaagaggggatttggggtgggttctgagggatttgggggggttCCTAAAGGGAAGGGGGGTTAAGGAAGACTTGAGGGGTCCTGAGTGAATTGGggggcattttggggggggCCTGTTAGGGTTGTGGGGGGTTTTCTGAGGGGGGTGAGgagatttgggggggggatCCGTGGGGGGAGGGATGAATAGGGTCTGTAGGGGGATGGAGCATTTAGGGGGGTGTTCTCACCCCGCTGCGTACCCCCACCCGCACAGAGTCAAGGCCCCCCAGGCCCCCCCGCagacccccaggacccccccccagacccctcagTACCCCGGTGTGGTGGAGTCTACGGCTGAATTCGTCTTCGTGGAGcgcctgctgccccccagccgCGTCCCCGACCCCCCCGTGCAACCCCACCTACCCACACCATCGGGCTGGAGCCCCCCGCGAGGTGAGGAAACCGGGGGGAGCCCCCAAAGAATTAGGGGGGCAAGAAAGGAGTTAAATATCCCTCAGAAAACGAGTCAAATACCCTTAAAAAGTGAatcaaaaatcacattttctgtcCCTCAAAAATCGAGTTAAATACGCttcaaaaattacattaaatacaCCACAAAAATCGCGCTAAATACTCTCAAAAAGTGATCTGCATACCCTTAAAAATGAGTTTAATGTTGCAAAAAATCAGTTATATTcctaaaaaattaaatactgacTTAAATATTCCTCAAAAATGAGTCAAATATCCCTCAAAAAATGACTTTAATATCTCTCCAGAATGAATATTCCTCAGAAAATGGAGGTAAACGCTCCTCAGAAATCGGCTTAAATGCCCCTGAAAAACTGAGTTAAATGCTGTCTTAAATGCCtctcacaaacaaaaaaatactcctcaagagaaataaaatgtctccAAAAGCTCAAAAGATGAGCTAAATATCTCAAAAATGACTTAAATGCACCTCACAAAGGAGTTACATACTCCTTTAAAAGGAGTTAGGTATTCCTCAAAAAACAGGTTAAACATTCCTCAAAAATGCGTTACACACTTCTGATAAGCTGAGTTAAATACTGACTTAAATACCCCTCAAAGACTGACAGAATTCTCCTCAAAAACTGACTGAAATTTTTCTCAGAAACGACTTAAATACCCTTAAAACCTGACTGATGTTCCCCTCAGAAATGACTTAAATACCCCtcaaaaacagactgaaattcCTCTCAGAAATAACTGACGTTCTCAAAATCTGACTCAAAAACTGACTGAAGTTTTCctcaaaaattaattaaataccCCGCAAATCCCGACTGACGTTCTCTTCAAAACCTGACTTAAATACTCCTCAAAATCTGACTGACATTCCCCTCAGAAATGACTGAAGCTCTCCTCAAAATCTGACTCAGAAACGAGTTAAATACCCCTCAAAATCTGACTGAAGTTCTCCTCAAAAGCTGTCAGAATTCTCCTCAAAACCTGACTGAAATTCTCCTCAGAAACAAGTCAAATACCCCTCAAAATCTGACTGAAATTTTCCTCAAAACCTGACTCAGAAACTGACTGAAGTTCTCAGAAACAACTTACATTCCCCTCAAAATCTGACGTTCCCCTCAGAAACGACTCAAGTACCCCTCAAAACCTGACTGGAATTCTACTCAAAATCTGACATTCTCCTCAGAAACAACTTCAATACCCCTCAAAACCTGACTGAAATTGCCCTCAGAAATTACTTAAATACCCCCCAAAACCTGACTGACCGTTCCCCTCAGATCTGACGATCCCCTCAGAAATGACTGAAGTTCTCCTCAAAAACTGACAGAATTCTCCTCAAAAACTGACTGAAGTTCTCCTCAAAATCTGACTCGGAAACTGACAGAAGTTCTCctcagaaacaaattaaattctCCTCAAAAACTGTCAGAATTCTCCTCAGAAACGAGTTAAATACCCCTCAAAATCTGACTGACGTCCCCCTCAGAAACGACTGAAGTTCTCCTCAGAAACGACTTAAAAAACCCTTCAAAACGTGAACTTTTCCTCAAAAACTGCCTGAAACCCCCCTCAAAAACCGATTCCCaccccataaaaaaaaataaaaattacaaaaatgacCCAAATGTTCCTCAAAAAGCGACTGGAATCCCTTACCGAATGACTTGATTCCCCTGAACCGCCTCACGGCCTTCACACCCAGGCTGCCCCCTCAGGGCCGTCCCCCCACAATCCCATGAAACccttttgggattttttttttcttttcccccctttatGGCCCAAACTCCCCCCCCTCGGTGCCTCACGCCCCCCCTAACAGCTTTTTTGGGGTTTCAGCCCCTGTGGGGGCGCTGCCCTACTGGGTGCGCCGGTCCCGCATGCACAACGTCCCCGTCTACCGCCGCCTCGGGCCTGGTGATCGCAAGACCACCGAGCTGCGCCATGTCCAGGGAGACATCTGGGTACGGctggggggggatttggggggatttttgGGGGGTCTGGAGGGGGTTGGGGAAGGTTTGGAGGGGGTTGAGGGATTTTGGAGGGGTctggagggggtgggggaaggttTGGAGGGGGttgaggggatttgggggggattttggaagggtttgggggattttgggggggttCTAGAGGGGGTTAGGGGAGGTTTGGAGGGGGTTGGGGGATTTTTGGGGGTGTctggaggggggtgggggaggttTGGAGGAGTTTGGGGGGATTTTGGAggggtttgggggatttttggGGGTTCTAGAGGGGGTTGGGGAAGGTTTGGAGAGGGttgaggggatttgggggggattttggaagggtttgggggattttgggggggttCTAGAGGGGGTTGGGGGATTttggaggggatttgggggataTTTGGGGGGTTCAGGGGATTTTGGGAGGGGGTTGGGGtgattttggggggattttaGGGAGAGTTGGAGGATTTGGGGGGGAATGGGggacttttttggggggatctTGCAGGGTTTAGGGGATTTGTGGGAATGGGGGATATTTTGGGGGGAGTTTGGAGGGCTTtaggggattttggggggggaaatTTTAGGAGGGGGTTGGATTTTGGNNNNNNNNNNNNNNNNNNNNNNNNNNNNNNNNNNNNNNNNNNNNNNNNNNNNNNNNNNNNNNNNNNNNNNNNNNNNNNNNNNNNNNNNNNNNNNNNNNNNNNNNNNNNNNNNNNNNNNNNNNNNNNNNNNNNNNNNNNNNNNNNNNNNNNNNNNNNNNNNNNNNNNNNNNNNNNNNNNNNNNNNNNNNNNNNNNNNNNNNNNNNNNNNNNNNNNNNNNNNNNNNNNNNNNNNNNNNNNNNNNNNNNNNNNNNNNNNNNNNNNNNNNNNNNNNNNNNNNNNNNNNNNNNNNNNNNNNNNNNNNNNNNNNNNNNNNNNNNNNNNNNNNNNNNNNNNNNNNNNNNNNNNNNNNNNNNNNNNNNNNNNNNNNNNNNNNNNNNNNNNNNNNNNNNNNNNNNNNNNNNNNNNNNNNNNNNNNNNNNNNNNNNNNNNNNNNNNNNNNNNNNNNNNNNNNNNNNNNNNNNNNNNNNNNNNNNNNNNNNNNNNNNNNNNNNNNNNNNNNATTTAAGTCATTTTTGAGATATTTAGCTCATCTTTTGAGCTTTTggagacattttatttctcttgaggagtatttttttgttttgagaggCATTTAAGACAGCATTTAACTCAGTTTTTCAGGGGCATTTAAGCCGATTTTTGAGGAGCGTTTACCTCCATTTTCAGAGGAATATTCATTCTGGAGAGATATTAAAGTCATTTTTTGAGGGATATTTGAGTCATTTTTGAGGAATATTTAAgtcagtatttaattttttaggAATATAACTGATTTTTTGCAACATTAAACTCATTTTTCAGGGTATGCAGATCACTTTTTGAGAGTATTTAGCGCGATTTTTGTGGtgtatttaatgtaatttttgaaGTGTATTTAACTCGATTTTTGAGGgacagaaaatgtgatttttgatTCACTTTTTAAGGGTATTTGACTCGTTTTCTGAGGGATATTTAACTCCTTTCTTGCCCCCCTAATTCTTTGGGGGCTCCCCCCGGTTTCCTCACCTCGCGGGGGGCTCCAGCCCGATGGTGTGGGGTAGGTGGGATGCACGGGGGGGTCGGGGACGcggctggggggcagcaggcgCTCCACGAAGACGAATTCGGCCGTAGACTCCACCACACCGGGGTActgaggggtctgggggggctcctgggggtcTGCGGGGGGGCCTGGGGGGCCTTGACTCTGTGCGGGTGGGGGTACGCAGCGGGGTGAGAACACCCCCCTAAATGCTCCATCCCCCTACAGACCCTATTCATCCCTCCCCCCACGGatcccccccccaaatctcCTCACCCCCCTCAGAAAACCCCCCACAACCCTAACAGGccccccccaaaatgccccCCGATTCACTCAGGACCCCTCAAGTCTTCCTTAACCCCCCTTCCCTTTAGGaacccccccaaatcccctcagaacccaccccaaatcccctcttacttccctcctcctttcagGGCATCCCCCAAAACCCTCTCggagacccccccccaaactCCCATAACCCCACCACTCCCTTCaggaccccccccaaacccccttaATCTCTTGCTTTCCCTTTAGGACCCCCCAAATCTTTAGGACCCCCCCTCAAATCCCTCAGACCCCCCCATTTTCACTTCAAGACCCCCCAACCCCCATTAATCCCCTCCAGGACCCCCCAAACCCCATCAGaggcccccccccaccccttcaGGATCCCTCCAGGACCCCCCAAATTCCCTCACAGACCATCCCCAACCCCCTTAACACCCTCCAGCCTCCCCACAAACCTCCTCAGAGCCCCCTCCTCCTTCACagaccccccccaaaccccctccagGACTCCCCATCTCCCCTCGGAGCCCCCCTCAATCCTAAGGGGCCCCCCCTAAACCACCTTATTCCCCCCCCTTCCTTTCAGGACCCCCCCCAATCCCCTCAAAgccacccccaaaccccctaaatcccccccaaaccccttcaGAGCCCCCCTGagctccccaaaccccccccaggaccccccaaaaccccccctTACCTCCCTTCAggacccccaaatcccctcagAGTCCCCCCAAAACCTCCTTCACTCCCTCACAGACCCCCCTTAACGCCCCCAAAACCCCGAAACCTCCTCAGAGACCCCTTAAgtcccccccccaagccccctaCCTGCGCCCCCCGCCTCCCCAGCGCCGCCCGCAGCCCCAGGAGCCGCCGGCCGAGCGCCGCCATTTTGGgagcttccccctccccctcccccttcccgcTCCCCTTCGACGTCTGACGTCAGCGCGCCCGTGACGTCAGCGCGCACGCCCGACGTCAGAGCGGCGCCTGCGCGGAGTCGTTCTCTTGGCCTGCGCCTTGCGCGAGGtgaggggcggccgggggggggggctccggccGTTGGGGGGTAAAgagggggggtttggggggcaATTCGGGGGATTTTGGGGCCAGGGAGGGGCTCTTGGGGCCTTGCGGATGGTTTTTGGGGGTTCGGAGAGGTCTCGTGAGGTTTTGGGGGGAGACTCGGGGAGCGGCTCGtggagttggggggggggcttaGGGCGCTTCtgggggcccggggggggcttgggaggttttgggggctttgagggcccgggggggggctttTGGGGGGTCTGGGGGTTTGAAATGACCGGAGGGGGGGTCTGTGAGGGCTTAGGGGGCGCTCTTGGGGTCTTGGGGGGGGTCATGGGGGGCTTTTGGTGTCGGGGGAGGGGGGCTTCGGGGTCTGGGGGCTGCTCTTGGGGTCCGGGGGAGGTCTGTGAGGTCCTGGGGGGCGGATTTGGGGCCTACGGGAGGGGTTCTGGAGCCTTGGGGGCGGTTTTGGGGCCTGGGGGGGAGGGAGCTTGTTGGGGGCTGTTGGGGGGGTCTGTGAGGGCACAGGGAGATcgttttggggggggtggggagggtcTCTGAGGACTTGGATGGGTCTTTTAGGGGCTGGTGGGCTTGTGGGAGGCCTTTTGTGGTCTGGGGGGGCTGTgaggttttggggggggtctctgaggcattttggggggggtctTGGGCTGTTCGTGAGGCTTTGGGGAGTCTCTGAGGCTTTTAGGGGATCTCTGGGAGGGTCTGGGGGATTCTTTGCAGGGGTCTCTGGTGGCTTTTGGGggtcttcctgttttttttgtgcttccttctccttttttggGATCCCCCCCCGTTCCCAGGGATCCCTAAAcctgtttcccccccccccagacccccgtCACCATGCAGCTCTTCGTCCGTGCCCAGTCCCTCCACGCCATCGAGGTCTCCGGCGCCGAGACCATCGCCCAAATCAAGGTGagccccccacacacaccattaccaggctgctccctgccccaaaaCCATTTTGGGCTGACCCGTTTCgggacttttttcccccaaaaccagGCGAGGATCGCGGCGCTGGAGGCCGTCGCCCCCGAGGACCAGGTGCTGCTGTTTGGGGGAAAACCGCTGCAGGATGAGgccgtgctggagcagagcgACGTCCCCGAATTTGCCACCCTCGACGTGGCTGCGCGGCTGCTGGGGGGTACGGGATTACCGGCGGGGTAATTAACGGGGCCTCCTCGTTAGCCTAACGAGCTCCTAATCTTGAATTCCCACCcgcttttcttttccacaggtAAAGTCCACGGGTCGCTCGCCCGTGCTGGGAAAGTGAGGGGCCAAACCCCGAAGGTGAGCCCTGCGGGGAATTTTGGGGTTATTTGAGGATATTTTTAGGGTCCcagagctttgtttttcaaggtGCAGCCCCTAAACGCTCTCATCtcgtgttttttttccccaaaaaatgcAGGTGGCGAagcaggagaagaagaagaagaagacggGGCGAGCTAAGCGGCGCATGCAGTACAACCGGCGCTTCGTCAACGTCGTGCCCACCTTCGGCAAGAAAAAGGGCCCCAACGCCAACTCCTAGcggaaaaaaatccccaaaaacGAGCAAATTCCACAAAACCGCGCTGGGAGCGGGGTTTCGCAGTGCTTTGAGTGAAATAAAAGTTGTTTGGGCTCCAAAATGTTGACGTCTTTGAAGGATTTGGGGTGGAAAATGGGGTTTATGGGCGTAGAACAAAtgggaaacacagaaatgtgaagGATTTAGGTGAAAAAGTGAGGGGTCAAGGCCCAGCTGCATCTGGAGAAGATAACATTAATTATGGGTGCTAAAATTTGTCCTTTTTAGCTCAAAAGCTCCCTTGGAGGTCAGAAAACCTCCTTAGACCGTGCCCGAAGGAGTTTAATAGAGTTAGGGGCGCGCTTTCAAGGGGGATTTCTCCAAATGAGGTGGAGAGATCTTTCCAACCTTCAAGATTTTAGAATTCCAGGCtcaaaaaacttgttttttttaacatccaAACACCACTTTTTTAAATCCAACCCTCCCTTTCCAGGACCCCAAAGCCTCACTGCATGCTTAAACCCTCCTTTTTCACACCAAATCCCATTTCCCAGTGCGAGGGGACCCGGTGTTTAGGGTCCGAAGCCTCATTTGTGGGTTTCAACACCTTTTCTTTCAATTCTAAGCCCATTTCTGAGGGCTCAAGGGGGAAACCCT encodes:
- the FAU gene encoding ubiquitin-like protein fubi and ribosomal protein S30, coding for MQLFVRAQSLHAIEVSGAETIAQIKARIAALEAVAPEDQVLLFGGKPLQDEAVLEQSDVPEFATLDVAARLLGGKVHGSLARAGKVRGQTPKVAKQEKKKKKTGRAKRRMQYNRRFVNVVPTFGKKKGPNANS